A window of the Henckelia pumila isolate YLH828 chromosome 3, ASM3356847v2, whole genome shotgun sequence genome harbors these coding sequences:
- the LOC140893351 gene encoding WUSCHEL-related homeobox 11-like, which yields MYYSQAQAQGTAAARPPSVGVDERHEEPVRSRWTPKPEQILILESIFNSGMVNPPKNETVRIRKMLEKFGSVGDANVFYWFQNRRSRLRRRHRQIQLASLAQGEPNRAAAVAPNSNLCVDNMTSSCSSLVHDEAPSSSNIINFHDFFSYSSALQLQPLLDQTSSHPSNLQYQYYSAGVITVFINGVATNVSRGAFDIKAMFGGDFVLFHSSGMPLQVNDYGFLVHSLQHGESYFLVPRNS from the exons ATGTACTATAGTCAAGCGCAAGCCCAAGGCACTGCCGCCGCACGTCCTCCGAGTGTCGGCGTGGATGAGAGACATGAGGAGCCGGTTCGGTCGCGGTGGACGCCGAAGCCGGAACAAATCTTGATCCTGGAATCCATATTCAACAGCGGGATGGTGAATCCACCCAAGAACGAGACGGTGAGGATCCGGAAGATGCTGGAGAAGTTCGGCTCCGTAGGCGACGCCAATGTCTTCTACTGGTTCCAGAATCGCCGCTCCCGCTTGCGCCGTAGGCACCGCCAAATCCAGCTGGCAAGCCTCGCCCAAGGAGAGCCCAACAGAGCCGCCGCCGTGGCACCAAATTCTAATCTTTGTGTCGACAATATGACAAGCTCTTGCAGCAGCTTGGTGCATGACGAGGCCCCTTCCTCatctaatattattaattttcatgattttttcTCCTATTCTTCTGCCCTTCAACTTCAACCACTACTGGACCAAACCTCCTCCCATCCTTCAAATCTGCAATACCAATATTATTCTGCAG GAGTGATTACGGTATTTATAAACGGGGTGGCAACAAATGTGAGCAGGGGGGCTTTTGACATTAAGGCGATGTTTGGGGGAGATTTTGTGTTATTTCATTCGTCAGGGATGCCATTGCAAGTCAATGACTATGGATTTCTGGTGCACAGCTTGCAGCATGGTGAAAGCTATTTTCTG GTTCCAAGAAATTCTTGA